In Acetoanaerobium noterae, a single genomic region encodes these proteins:
- a CDS encoding MFS transporter: MYECKPINNNFDSGYKKFKLLILGQTISSIGSGMTAFGLAIYILKITGSVTTTGIFSICAFLPSILLAPVGGVLADRYDRRWMMILGELLSAVGLSICILAVMKKADLVWILIGIGISSIFTALTEPAFKATVTDLLPEEKYSKASGMMQLANSSKLIISPMVAGLLLRIVNVSVLIGIDIMTFFTTAIMIVFVKRGMTNKVSSDTKDTKLNLRSEFKLGIKAIGDKKGVKELILVMTISTFCLGFIQILSKPLVLSFASEIELGIITTVIAFGMIAGSIAVGWMKEIKSHVNLLSVGLVGCGIFYFLVGVRANMVLIAGFGFMMFAFMPAVQIGAEVLIRKNIPNKLQGRVFGFTGMISQLGYIVAFALSGILSDFIFEPFMKGNSAFAMALGRVIGIGEGRGIALLIIIVGVGLAMLGLSVGRLNNVRALERESYHEAVI; this comes from the coding sequence ATGTATGAATGTAAACCTATTAATAATAACTTTGATTCAGGATATAAAAAATTCAAATTACTAATTTTAGGACAAACTATCTCTAGCATAGGAAGTGGAATGACTGCTTTTGGTTTAGCTATTTATATTCTTAAGATTACAGGCTCTGTGACGACTACAGGGATATTTAGTATATGTGCTTTTTTGCCATCTATTTTACTAGCTCCAGTGGGAGGAGTACTGGCTGACAGATATGATAGAAGATGGATGATGATTTTAGGAGAGTTGCTATCTGCAGTAGGGTTAAGCATATGTATACTTGCAGTAATGAAAAAAGCTGATTTAGTTTGGATACTTATTGGAATAGGTATTAGCTCTATATTTACAGCACTTACTGAACCAGCATTTAAAGCAACTGTTACTGATTTATTGCCAGAAGAAAAGTATTCAAAAGCAAGTGGAATGATGCAGCTTGCCAATAGTTCAAAGCTTATAATTTCTCCTATGGTTGCAGGCTTATTGCTTCGTATAGTTAATGTCAGCGTTCTTATAGGAATAGATATTATGACTTTTTTTACAACTGCTATTATGATTGTATTTGTGAAAAGAGGCATGACAAATAAAGTTTCATCAGATACAAAAGATACAAAATTAAATCTAAGAAGTGAGTTTAAACTAGGCATCAAAGCTATAGGAGATAAAAAGGGAGTCAAAGAACTTATTTTAGTTATGACGATATCGACATTTTGTCTTGGATTTATTCAGATACTGAGTAAGCCACTTGTTCTTTCTTTTGCAAGTGAAATAGAGCTAGGGATTATAACTACTGTAATAGCATTTGGAATGATAGCAGGAAGTATAGCTGTAGGCTGGATGAAGGAAATTAAATCCCATGTGAACTTACTTTCAGTTGGATTAGTTGGATGTGGAATATTTTATTTTCTTGTAGGAGTAAGAGCGAATATGGTTTTAATAGCGGGATTTGGGTTTATGATGTTTGCTTTTATGCCAGCGGTTCAAATAGGAGCAGAGGTTCTGATAAGAAAAAATATACCAAATAAGCTACAGGGAAGAGTCTTCGGATTTACAGGCATGATTTCTCAGCTAGGATATATTGTAGCTTTTGCTTTATCTGGCATTCTTTCTGATTTTATATTTGAACCATTTATGAAGGGAAATTCTGCTTTTGCTATGGCGTTAGGCAGAGTGATTGGAATAGGAGAAGGAAGAGGAATCGCACTTTTGATTATAATTGTGGGGGTAGGACTTGCGATGCTTGGGTTATCAGTAGGTAGATTAAACAATGTAAGAGCTTTAGAAAGGGAGAGCTATCATGAAGCTGTTATTTAA